In Balaenoptera acutorostrata chromosome 12, mBalAcu1.1, whole genome shotgun sequence, a single window of DNA contains:
- the RTKN gene encoding rhotekin isoform X2, whose protein sequence is MFSRNHRSRVTVARGSALEMEFKRGRFRLSLFCDPPEDTELQRKLDHEIRMREGACKLLAACSQREQALEATKSLLVCNSRILSYMGELQRRKEAQVLRKTGRRPSDSGPPAERSPCRGQVCISDLRIPLMWKDTEYFKNKGDLHRWAVFLLLQIGEHIQDTEMILVDRTLTDISFQNNVLFAEAGPDFELRLELYGACVEEEGALAGAPKRLATKLSSSLGRSSGRRVRASLETAGGSGSSPILLPTPAVGGPRYHLLAHTTLTLAAVQDGFRTHDLTLASHEENPAWLPLYGSVCCRLVAQPFCMTQPTSSGILKVQQAGELQDWVRVHGVLKGTNLFCYRQPEDTDTGEEPLFTIAINKETRVRAGELDQAVGRPFTMSISNQYGEDEVTHTLQAESRGALQSWMEALWQLFFDMSQWKQCCDEIMKIETPAPRKPPQVLAKQGSLYHEMAIEPLDDIAAVTDILAQREGTRLETPPPWLAVFTDQPALPGSCSPASVAPTPAQTHSLPWGRPRTFSLDAVPPDHSPGASHSVAPLPPKRSPQSRGLCSKGPPHTWLQSPV, encoded by the exons ATGTTCTCCCGAAACCACCGGAGCCGGGTCACCGTGGCCAGGGGCTCCGCCCTGGAGATGGAGTTCAAACGCGGCCGCTTCCGACTCAGCCTCTTCTGCGACCCACCGGAG GACACAGAGTTGCAAAGAAAGCTAGACCATGAGATCCGGATGAGGGAAGGGGCCTGCAAGCTGCTGGCGGCCTGCTCCCAGCGAGAGCAGGCTCTGGAGGCCACCAAGAGCCTGCTGGTGTGCAACAGCCGCATCCTCAGCTACATGGGCGAGCTGCAGCGGCGCAAGGAGGCGCAGGTGCTGAGGAAGACAGGCCGGCG GCCTTCTGACAGTGGGCCGCCCGCTGAGCGCTCCCCCTGCCGCGGCCAAGTCTGCATTTCTG ATCTCCGGATTCCACTCATGTGGAAGGACACAGAATATTTCAAGAACAAAGGCG ACCTGCACCGTTGGGCTGTGTTCTTGCTGCTGCAGATAGGGGAACACATTCAGGACACGGAGATGATCCTGGTGGACAGGACCCTCACAGACATCTCCTTTCAGAACAACGTGCTCTT TGCCGAGGCAGGGCCAGACTTTGAACTGCGGCTGGAGCTGTATGGGGCCTGCGTGGAAGAGGAGGGGGCCCTGGCTGGAGCCCCCAAGAGGCTTGCCACCAAACTCAGCAGCTCCCTGGGCCGCTCCTCGGGGAGGCGTGTGCGGGCATCactggagacagctgggggctcagGGAGCAGTCCCATCTTGCTCCCCACCCCGGCTGTTGG TGGTCCTCGTTACCACCTCTTGGCTCATACCACACTCACCCTGGCAGCAGTGCAAGATGGGTTCCGCACACATGACCTGACCCTCGCCAGTCATG aggAGAACCCCGCCTGGCTGCCCCTTTATGGTAGCGTGTGTTGCCGTCTGGTGGCTCAGCCTTTCTGCATGACTCAGCCTACTTCAAGTGGTATCCTCAAGGTGCAG CAAGCTGGGGAGCTGCAGGACTGGGTGCGAGTGCATGGAGTCTTGAAAGGCACAAACCTCTTCTGTTACCGGCAACCTGAAGACACAGACACTGGGGAGGAGCCGCTGTTTACTATTGCGATCAACAAG GAGACTCGAGTCCGGGCAGGGGAGCTGGACCAGGCAGTGGGCCGGCCCTTCACCATGAGCATCAGTAACCAGTATGGGGAGGATGAGGTGACACACACCCTTCAGGCAGAGAGTCGGGGAGCCCTGCAGAGCTGGATGGAAGCTCTGTGGCAGCTTTTCTTTGACATGA GCCAGTGGAAGCAGTGCTGtgatgaaataatgaaaattgaAACCCCTGCTCCTCGGAAACCACCCCAAGTACTGGCCAAGCAGGGGTCCTTGTACCATGAGATGG ctattgagccgcTGGATGACATCGCAGCGGTGACAGACATCCTGGCCCAGCGGGAGGGCACAAGGCTGGAGACGCCCCCACCCTGGCTAGCAGTGTTTACAGACCAGCCTGCCCTGCCTGGCTCTTGCTCGCCTGCTTCAGTGGCCCCAACCCCAGCCCAGACCCATTCCCTGCCCTGGGGGAGACCCCGAACGTTCTCCCTGGATGCTGTCCCCCCAGACCACTCCCCTGGGGCTTCTCACTCGGTTGCCCCTCTACCCCCGAAGCGGTCCCCACAGTCCAGAGGCCTCTGCAGCAAAGGCCCACCCCACACTTGGCTCCAGTCACCAGTGTGA
- the RTKN gene encoding rhotekin isoform X3 gives MQDRLHILEDLNMLYIRQMALSLEDTELQRKLDHEIRMREGACKLLAACSQREQALEATKSLLVCNSRILSYMGELQRRKEAQVLRKTGRRPSDSGPPAERSPCRGQVCISDLRIPLMWKDTEYFKNKGDLHRWAVFLLLQIGEHIQDTEMILVDRTLTDISFQNNVLFAEAGPDFELRLELYGACVEEEGALAGAPKRLATKLSSSLGRSSGRRVRASLETAGGSGSSPILLPTPAVGGPRYHLLAHTTLTLAAVQDGFRTHDLTLASHEENPAWLPLYGSVCCRLVAQPFCMTQPTSSGILKVQQAGELQDWVRVHGVLKGTNLFCYRQPEDTDTGEEPLFTIAINKETRVRAGELDQAVGRPFTMSISNQYGEDEVTHTLQAESRGALQSWMEALWQLFFDMSQWKQCCDEIMKIETPAPRKPPQVLAKQGSLYHEMAIEPLDDIAAVTDILAQREGTRLETPPPWLAVFTDQPALPGSCSPASVAPTPAQTHSLPWGRPRTFSLDAVPPDHSPGASHSVAPLPPKRSPQSRGLCSKGPPHTWLQSPV, from the exons ATGCAGGACAGATTGCACATCCTGGAGGACCTGAATATGCTCTACATCCGTCAGATGGCGCTCAGCCTGGAG GACACAGAGTTGCAAAGAAAGCTAGACCATGAGATCCGGATGAGGGAAGGGGCCTGCAAGCTGCTGGCGGCCTGCTCCCAGCGAGAGCAGGCTCTGGAGGCCACCAAGAGCCTGCTGGTGTGCAACAGCCGCATCCTCAGCTACATGGGCGAGCTGCAGCGGCGCAAGGAGGCGCAGGTGCTGAGGAAGACAGGCCGGCG GCCTTCTGACAGTGGGCCGCCCGCTGAGCGCTCCCCCTGCCGCGGCCAAGTCTGCATTTCTG ATCTCCGGATTCCACTCATGTGGAAGGACACAGAATATTTCAAGAACAAAGGCG ACCTGCACCGTTGGGCTGTGTTCTTGCTGCTGCAGATAGGGGAACACATTCAGGACACGGAGATGATCCTGGTGGACAGGACCCTCACAGACATCTCCTTTCAGAACAACGTGCTCTT TGCCGAGGCAGGGCCAGACTTTGAACTGCGGCTGGAGCTGTATGGGGCCTGCGTGGAAGAGGAGGGGGCCCTGGCTGGAGCCCCCAAGAGGCTTGCCACCAAACTCAGCAGCTCCCTGGGCCGCTCCTCGGGGAGGCGTGTGCGGGCATCactggagacagctgggggctcagGGAGCAGTCCCATCTTGCTCCCCACCCCGGCTGTTGG TGGTCCTCGTTACCACCTCTTGGCTCATACCACACTCACCCTGGCAGCAGTGCAAGATGGGTTCCGCACACATGACCTGACCCTCGCCAGTCATG aggAGAACCCCGCCTGGCTGCCCCTTTATGGTAGCGTGTGTTGCCGTCTGGTGGCTCAGCCTTTCTGCATGACTCAGCCTACTTCAAGTGGTATCCTCAAGGTGCAG CAAGCTGGGGAGCTGCAGGACTGGGTGCGAGTGCATGGAGTCTTGAAAGGCACAAACCTCTTCTGTTACCGGCAACCTGAAGACACAGACACTGGGGAGGAGCCGCTGTTTACTATTGCGATCAACAAG GAGACTCGAGTCCGGGCAGGGGAGCTGGACCAGGCAGTGGGCCGGCCCTTCACCATGAGCATCAGTAACCAGTATGGGGAGGATGAGGTGACACACACCCTTCAGGCAGAGAGTCGGGGAGCCCTGCAGAGCTGGATGGAAGCTCTGTGGCAGCTTTTCTTTGACATGA GCCAGTGGAAGCAGTGCTGtgatgaaataatgaaaattgaAACCCCTGCTCCTCGGAAACCACCCCAAGTACTGGCCAAGCAGGGGTCCTTGTACCATGAGATGG ctattgagccgcTGGATGACATCGCAGCGGTGACAGACATCCTGGCCCAGCGGGAGGGCACAAGGCTGGAGACGCCCCCACCCTGGCTAGCAGTGTTTACAGACCAGCCTGCCCTGCCTGGCTCTTGCTCGCCTGCTTCAGTGGCCCCAACCCCAGCCCAGACCCATTCCCTGCCCTGGGGGAGACCCCGAACGTTCTCCCTGGATGCTGTCCCCCCAGACCACTCCCCTGGGGCTTCTCACTCGGTTGCCCCTCTACCCCCGAAGCGGTCCCCACAGTCCAGAGGCCTCTGCAGCAAAGGCCCACCCCACACTTGGCTCCAGTCACCAGTGTGA
- the RTKN gene encoding rhotekin isoform X5, giving the protein MMSSAFAAGGAAPGVPGRCGSPDRAQCLRCAARAMDRAREESESAGAGTKRLDTELQRKLDHEIRMREGACKLLAACSQREQALEATKSLLVCNSRILSYMGELQRRKEAQVLRKTGRRPSDSGPPAERSPCRGQVCISDLRIPLMWKDTEYFKNKGDLHRWAVFLLLQIGEHIQDTEMILVDRTLTDISFQNNVLFAEAGPDFELRLELYGACVEEEGALAGAPKRLATKLSSSLGRSSGRRVRASLETAGGSGSSPILLPTPAVGGPRYHLLAHTTLTLAAVQDGFRTHDLTLASHEENPAWLPLYGSVCCRLVAQPFCMTQPTSSGILKVQQAGELQDWVRVHGVLKGTNLFCYRQPEDTDTGEEPLFTIAINKETRVRAGELDQAVGRPFTMSISNQYGEDEVTHTLQAESRGALQSWMEALWQLFFDMSQWKQCCDEIMKIETPAPRKPPQVLAKQGSLYHEMVTGDAQG; this is encoded by the exons ATGATGTCATCGGCGTTCGCTGCGGGCGGGGCGGCTCCCGGCGTACCCGGGCGGTGCGGCTCCCCGGACCGGGCACAATGCCTGCGTTGCGCCGCACGTGCAATGGACAGGGCTAGGGAAGAATCCGAGAGTGCTGGAGCCGGGACCAAAAGGCTA GACACAGAGTTGCAAAGAAAGCTAGACCATGAGATCCGGATGAGGGAAGGGGCCTGCAAGCTGCTGGCGGCCTGCTCCCAGCGAGAGCAGGCTCTGGAGGCCACCAAGAGCCTGCTGGTGTGCAACAGCCGCATCCTCAGCTACATGGGCGAGCTGCAGCGGCGCAAGGAGGCGCAGGTGCTGAGGAAGACAGGCCGGCG GCCTTCTGACAGTGGGCCGCCCGCTGAGCGCTCCCCCTGCCGCGGCCAAGTCTGCATTTCTG ATCTCCGGATTCCACTCATGTGGAAGGACACAGAATATTTCAAGAACAAAGGCG ACCTGCACCGTTGGGCTGTGTTCTTGCTGCTGCAGATAGGGGAACACATTCAGGACACGGAGATGATCCTGGTGGACAGGACCCTCACAGACATCTCCTTTCAGAACAACGTGCTCTT TGCCGAGGCAGGGCCAGACTTTGAACTGCGGCTGGAGCTGTATGGGGCCTGCGTGGAAGAGGAGGGGGCCCTGGCTGGAGCCCCCAAGAGGCTTGCCACCAAACTCAGCAGCTCCCTGGGCCGCTCCTCGGGGAGGCGTGTGCGGGCATCactggagacagctgggggctcagGGAGCAGTCCCATCTTGCTCCCCACCCCGGCTGTTGG TGGTCCTCGTTACCACCTCTTGGCTCATACCACACTCACCCTGGCAGCAGTGCAAGATGGGTTCCGCACACATGACCTGACCCTCGCCAGTCATG aggAGAACCCCGCCTGGCTGCCCCTTTATGGTAGCGTGTGTTGCCGTCTGGTGGCTCAGCCTTTCTGCATGACTCAGCCTACTTCAAGTGGTATCCTCAAGGTGCAG CAAGCTGGGGAGCTGCAGGACTGGGTGCGAGTGCATGGAGTCTTGAAAGGCACAAACCTCTTCTGTTACCGGCAACCTGAAGACACAGACACTGGGGAGGAGCCGCTGTTTACTATTGCGATCAACAAG GAGACTCGAGTCCGGGCAGGGGAGCTGGACCAGGCAGTGGGCCGGCCCTTCACCATGAGCATCAGTAACCAGTATGGGGAGGATGAGGTGACACACACCCTTCAGGCAGAGAGTCGGGGAGCCCTGCAGAGCTGGATGGAAGCTCTGTGGCAGCTTTTCTTTGACATGA GCCAGTGGAAGCAGTGCTGtgatgaaataatgaaaattgaAACCCCTGCTCCTCGGAAACCACCCCAAGTACTGGCCAAGCAGGGGTCCTTGTACCATGAGATGG TGACAGGTGATGCTCAGGGCTGA
- the RTKN gene encoding rhotekin isoform X1: MMSSAFAAGGAAPGVPGRCGSPDRAQCLRCAARAMDRAREESESAGAGTKRLDTELQRKLDHEIRMREGACKLLAACSQREQALEATKSLLVCNSRILSYMGELQRRKEAQVLRKTGRRPSDSGPPAERSPCRGQVCISDLRIPLMWKDTEYFKNKGDLHRWAVFLLLQIGEHIQDTEMILVDRTLTDISFQNNVLFAEAGPDFELRLELYGACVEEEGALAGAPKRLATKLSSSLGRSSGRRVRASLETAGGSGSSPILLPTPAVGGPRYHLLAHTTLTLAAVQDGFRTHDLTLASHEENPAWLPLYGSVCCRLVAQPFCMTQPTSSGILKVQQAGELQDWVRVHGVLKGTNLFCYRQPEDTDTGEEPLFTIAINKETRVRAGELDQAVGRPFTMSISNQYGEDEVTHTLQAESRGALQSWMEALWQLFFDMSQWKQCCDEIMKIETPAPRKPPQVLAKQGSLYHEMAIEPLDDIAAVTDILAQREGTRLETPPPWLAVFTDQPALPGSCSPASVAPTPAQTHSLPWGRPRTFSLDAVPPDHSPGASHSVAPLPPKRSPQSRGLCSKGPPHTWLQSPV; this comes from the exons ATGATGTCATCGGCGTTCGCTGCGGGCGGGGCGGCTCCCGGCGTACCCGGGCGGTGCGGCTCCCCGGACCGGGCACAATGCCTGCGTTGCGCCGCACGTGCAATGGACAGGGCTAGGGAAGAATCCGAGAGTGCTGGAGCCGGGACCAAAAGGCTA GACACAGAGTTGCAAAGAAAGCTAGACCATGAGATCCGGATGAGGGAAGGGGCCTGCAAGCTGCTGGCGGCCTGCTCCCAGCGAGAGCAGGCTCTGGAGGCCACCAAGAGCCTGCTGGTGTGCAACAGCCGCATCCTCAGCTACATGGGCGAGCTGCAGCGGCGCAAGGAGGCGCAGGTGCTGAGGAAGACAGGCCGGCG GCCTTCTGACAGTGGGCCGCCCGCTGAGCGCTCCCCCTGCCGCGGCCAAGTCTGCATTTCTG ATCTCCGGATTCCACTCATGTGGAAGGACACAGAATATTTCAAGAACAAAGGCG ACCTGCACCGTTGGGCTGTGTTCTTGCTGCTGCAGATAGGGGAACACATTCAGGACACGGAGATGATCCTGGTGGACAGGACCCTCACAGACATCTCCTTTCAGAACAACGTGCTCTT TGCCGAGGCAGGGCCAGACTTTGAACTGCGGCTGGAGCTGTATGGGGCCTGCGTGGAAGAGGAGGGGGCCCTGGCTGGAGCCCCCAAGAGGCTTGCCACCAAACTCAGCAGCTCCCTGGGCCGCTCCTCGGGGAGGCGTGTGCGGGCATCactggagacagctgggggctcagGGAGCAGTCCCATCTTGCTCCCCACCCCGGCTGTTGG TGGTCCTCGTTACCACCTCTTGGCTCATACCACACTCACCCTGGCAGCAGTGCAAGATGGGTTCCGCACACATGACCTGACCCTCGCCAGTCATG aggAGAACCCCGCCTGGCTGCCCCTTTATGGTAGCGTGTGTTGCCGTCTGGTGGCTCAGCCTTTCTGCATGACTCAGCCTACTTCAAGTGGTATCCTCAAGGTGCAG CAAGCTGGGGAGCTGCAGGACTGGGTGCGAGTGCATGGAGTCTTGAAAGGCACAAACCTCTTCTGTTACCGGCAACCTGAAGACACAGACACTGGGGAGGAGCCGCTGTTTACTATTGCGATCAACAAG GAGACTCGAGTCCGGGCAGGGGAGCTGGACCAGGCAGTGGGCCGGCCCTTCACCATGAGCATCAGTAACCAGTATGGGGAGGATGAGGTGACACACACCCTTCAGGCAGAGAGTCGGGGAGCCCTGCAGAGCTGGATGGAAGCTCTGTGGCAGCTTTTCTTTGACATGA GCCAGTGGAAGCAGTGCTGtgatgaaataatgaaaattgaAACCCCTGCTCCTCGGAAACCACCCCAAGTACTGGCCAAGCAGGGGTCCTTGTACCATGAGATGG ctattgagccgcTGGATGACATCGCAGCGGTGACAGACATCCTGGCCCAGCGGGAGGGCACAAGGCTGGAGACGCCCCCACCCTGGCTAGCAGTGTTTACAGACCAGCCTGCCCTGCCTGGCTCTTGCTCGCCTGCTTCAGTGGCCCCAACCCCAGCCCAGACCCATTCCCTGCCCTGGGGGAGACCCCGAACGTTCTCCCTGGATGCTGTCCCCCCAGACCACTCCCCTGGGGCTTCTCACTCGGTTGCCCCTCTACCCCCGAAGCGGTCCCCACAGTCCAGAGGCCTCTGCAGCAAAGGCCCACCCCACACTTGGCTCCAGTCACCAGTGTGA
- the RTKN gene encoding rhotekin isoform X4, which yields MREGACKLLAACSQREQALEATKSLLVCNSRILSYMGELQRRKEAQVLRKTGRRPSDSGPPAERSPCRGQVCISDLRIPLMWKDTEYFKNKGDLHRWAVFLLLQIGEHIQDTEMILVDRTLTDISFQNNVLFAEAGPDFELRLELYGACVEEEGALAGAPKRLATKLSSSLGRSSGRRVRASLETAGGSGSSPILLPTPAVGGPRYHLLAHTTLTLAAVQDGFRTHDLTLASHEENPAWLPLYGSVCCRLVAQPFCMTQPTSSGILKVQQAGELQDWVRVHGVLKGTNLFCYRQPEDTDTGEEPLFTIAINKETRVRAGELDQAVGRPFTMSISNQYGEDEVTHTLQAESRGALQSWMEALWQLFFDMSQWKQCCDEIMKIETPAPRKPPQVLAKQGSLYHEMAIEPLDDIAAVTDILAQREGTRLETPPPWLAVFTDQPALPGSCSPASVAPTPAQTHSLPWGRPRTFSLDAVPPDHSPGASHSVAPLPPKRSPQSRGLCSKGPPHTWLQSPV from the exons ATGAGGGAAGGGGCCTGCAAGCTGCTGGCGGCCTGCTCCCAGCGAGAGCAGGCTCTGGAGGCCACCAAGAGCCTGCTGGTGTGCAACAGCCGCATCCTCAGCTACATGGGCGAGCTGCAGCGGCGCAAGGAGGCGCAGGTGCTGAGGAAGACAGGCCGGCG GCCTTCTGACAGTGGGCCGCCCGCTGAGCGCTCCCCCTGCCGCGGCCAAGTCTGCATTTCTG ATCTCCGGATTCCACTCATGTGGAAGGACACAGAATATTTCAAGAACAAAGGCG ACCTGCACCGTTGGGCTGTGTTCTTGCTGCTGCAGATAGGGGAACACATTCAGGACACGGAGATGATCCTGGTGGACAGGACCCTCACAGACATCTCCTTTCAGAACAACGTGCTCTT TGCCGAGGCAGGGCCAGACTTTGAACTGCGGCTGGAGCTGTATGGGGCCTGCGTGGAAGAGGAGGGGGCCCTGGCTGGAGCCCCCAAGAGGCTTGCCACCAAACTCAGCAGCTCCCTGGGCCGCTCCTCGGGGAGGCGTGTGCGGGCATCactggagacagctgggggctcagGGAGCAGTCCCATCTTGCTCCCCACCCCGGCTGTTGG TGGTCCTCGTTACCACCTCTTGGCTCATACCACACTCACCCTGGCAGCAGTGCAAGATGGGTTCCGCACACATGACCTGACCCTCGCCAGTCATG aggAGAACCCCGCCTGGCTGCCCCTTTATGGTAGCGTGTGTTGCCGTCTGGTGGCTCAGCCTTTCTGCATGACTCAGCCTACTTCAAGTGGTATCCTCAAGGTGCAG CAAGCTGGGGAGCTGCAGGACTGGGTGCGAGTGCATGGAGTCTTGAAAGGCACAAACCTCTTCTGTTACCGGCAACCTGAAGACACAGACACTGGGGAGGAGCCGCTGTTTACTATTGCGATCAACAAG GAGACTCGAGTCCGGGCAGGGGAGCTGGACCAGGCAGTGGGCCGGCCCTTCACCATGAGCATCAGTAACCAGTATGGGGAGGATGAGGTGACACACACCCTTCAGGCAGAGAGTCGGGGAGCCCTGCAGAGCTGGATGGAAGCTCTGTGGCAGCTTTTCTTTGACATGA GCCAGTGGAAGCAGTGCTGtgatgaaataatgaaaattgaAACCCCTGCTCCTCGGAAACCACCCCAAGTACTGGCCAAGCAGGGGTCCTTGTACCATGAGATGG ctattgagccgcTGGATGACATCGCAGCGGTGACAGACATCCTGGCCCAGCGGGAGGGCACAAGGCTGGAGACGCCCCCACCCTGGCTAGCAGTGTTTACAGACCAGCCTGCCCTGCCTGGCTCTTGCTCGCCTGCTTCAGTGGCCCCAACCCCAGCCCAGACCCATTCCCTGCCCTGGGGGAGACCCCGAACGTTCTCCCTGGATGCTGTCCCCCCAGACCACTCCCCTGGGGCTTCTCACTCGGTTGCCCCTCTACCCCCGAAGCGGTCCCCACAGTCCAGAGGCCTCTGCAGCAAAGGCCCACCCCACACTTGGCTCCAGTCACCAGTGTGA